From the genome of Psychrobacter sp. M13:
CAGCACCAATGGCGCGCGTCTGGATACTTTATGCGTAACTGTTCCACATGAAACATCGCTTGTTCACGCGTATGCACGGGATAAGCATAAGCGATAAAGTCGGACTTTTTGATCTCAAGTCGCGCTGTAACTGCGCGCTGTAAGGTTTGATAACTCATAGCTCAATCACTTGTTAACTTTATCATTTAGTTTTTTAGCTTTCTATTTTTATAAAGGGTTAGATGATAAGTCTAGGTATAGTTGGGATATGGTAAACTAGCCCCACTATAACAAAACCCTATAATAGCAAAGGTAGTAATAAGTATGCGTTTAGATAAATTTATCAGTAAAGCCACCGAGTTATCGCGTAAAGAAGCTAAGAAAATCCTCCATGCCTCTGAGGTCACAGTCAATGATGAAGTTATTAAAGACCCAGGTGTGCATGTCGATATTATCAACGATGAAGTATTGTGGGTAGGCGAGCCGCTATCTGTCGCCACAGGCAATCGCTATATCTTATTGCATAAGCCCGAAGGCTTTGAATGTACGCTCAAAGAAAAAGAGCATCCGATCGTCACTGAACTGATTACCGTACCAGAGCTTAGCAGTTTACGGATGGCAGGACGCTTAGATGTCGACACCACAGGTGCGCTATTACTTAGCGATGACGGTAAATGGTTGCATCGTGTCACTAGCCCCAAGCACGAACACGCCAAAGTTTATGAGCTGACGCTAGCAGATGCTATGGATGAAGCCGCTCAGGCTAATGCCATTAAAGAGGTTGCTCAAGGTATCCTGCTAGAAGGTGAGCACGAAGAAACCAAGCCTGCTACTTTAGAATTTATCGATGAGACTCATGCGCGTCTAACCTTGGAACAAGGCAAATACCATCAGGTTAAACGTATGATGGGTTATTTCGGTAATAGAGTTACTGAGCTACATCGTGCGAGCGTCGGTCATATTACTCTAGACGGATTAGAGAAAGGTGATAGTCGCTTTTTAACCAGCGAGGAAGTCGCTAAATTTTAAAAACAAGTCAATTAATTGATATCTTATGGGCTAAATTAACGTCTTTTGTAGGGTGCGCCCAGCGCACCTGAGAAACGTCAAAAAATCGTATTACTAGAAAATCACAGATTTTCTCTTGCACTAGGATAAAGGTTCCCCAAACCTTTATTTAAACCTAGCTCATAGTTTCGCAAGGAAAATCCTTTAAATAGGATTTTCTATTATTATACCTCTACTATTAGCGCGGTTGATTTTGCGAAATTCCTATAAATAATTCTGATAAAAAGCAACTTATATAATAGGTATTAAGTTAATTCCAATCATATTCTACAAAGCCACGCCGTTTTAAGGCTCTACTTTATCAAACATAAATCATATTTATTGTGCATCCCTCGATTCTGTTACTTGTCTCTTAAGCGCAAGTAGCAGATTTGCAAAATAAGCCATAATACCTTTGCTGATTCCTTATAAAGTTAGCCCTCTGTGCTACAGTCTTATTTTATTTTTAATCTACTTTTTTATATACTATCAGTCATACAAAAACCAGCTATATACAAATAGCTGATACTGATTAAAAAGTACGCCTTATTCAAAATATGATAGGACTATCCTGTGAAACTACCTACGTTTAAATCTGCCACTATTATTAGCGCCATGTTGTTGGCGACCAGCGCTTGTGCACAATCTACACCCACTACTAATGCTAATGGCGGGAGCAGTAAAAATGTACCAAGCGTTACAGAGACGAGTACAGTAACGGCTGCTACCGACAGTTATTTACGTAAGGTACTGTTAGAGGTCGGCATAAAGACTGAGATTGTCGCTATTACGCTATCGAATTTGCCGAATATGTATCAAGTTGATCTAGTAGCGCAGCCGCCATTGCATATCACTGCTGATGGTCAATACGTTATTCAGGGTGAGCTGAACAAGAATCCAAGTAAGCGTGTCATCAGTACAACACCTGCTCGCAGCAACAGCAGCCAGATTGGACAGCCGGTCTCTGCCCAAGCCAAATCTTCCATACTCGCTAATATGAGCGAGCTCAAAAATATGAGTGAAAAAACACCGTTTTTTTATACTGCGGTGCCAGGTGTTATTTGGGGAGCGACCTTAGAGGGCGTGCCATTTCTATTATCAGATGATGCGCAGTACATCACGGATGGCGAGATATCTGTAATAGAAAACGGACAGTTTATAGGACTCGATGAGAATTTTGAAAAGCTCAAGAACCAGTCTGTATTTGAGACACTAGATACGTCGCAGCTGATTACTTATCCAGCGACTACTACTGAGCGAGCAGTGATTTATGTCGCCACTGACGTCAATTGTCCGTATTGTCGTTTGCTACATAAGCAAATGAATAGCTTGAATAGTAAGGGTGTGACGGTAAAGACCATCGGCTATCCTATCTATGAAGAGTCGCCTGAACAAATGCGCGCAATTTGGTGCCAAGCCGATGACAGCAGTCGCCGCACTGCGCTGGATAAAGCGCTATTGAGCGGCGAGATGACGTCAGCACCCGCCAGTTGTAGTAAGGATTTCGTGACGCCTAATCGCGAGAAAGCAGCAGGCCTTGCAGTGATTGCCACCCCAGCCATCTATCGTGATGATGGGGTGTTGTTTCAAGCCAGCTTTGAGAGTCCTGAGTTTTTGGCATTCTTGGGCGTAGAATAAACTTTTATAGTACTTAAGTTATTGGTTGTTTGTTACATGCTGCGCAAGGTATTGGATATGCTCAACGCCAATACCACAGCAGCCACCAATGATCGTGGCACCTGAGGCTTGCCAGAGTGAGGCCCACTTCAAATACTGTTCAGGGGTAGTGTCTTGACGCATTTGGCGCAGCTGTGTATTGGCTTGTTTGTGGTTTTGTTTTGCAACAAAAGCATTAGCGTAGACTCCTAACTGCAAGGTAGAAGAAGCGCTATCGATCATCTCTTTTGCAACTTGCAATGCAGCATTCATGACCTCGGGCTGACTACAGTTGAATAATATAGCATCGATATTTAGAGTCATCATAACCCGTATTGCCTCGGCTACTGTTTCGCCAGAGCGTAGCATAGGCGTGCTTACAGTTTGACTGGATACGATGTTTTTTTGGACGCGAATGTTATCATCGTTGCTATCTAGATCATTGTCATCTAGCGTAAAGGCGATCCAAATGGGTTTGGGCGTACTATCTGTTTGAGTCGCTGTAAATTCAGTAATCAGCTGATACCAAGTTAACGCTTCAGTAATACTACTTTGGGTCTCTACTAGCCAAGTATCGACATAGTCTACTTGTCCAGATAGTAACGGGCGTGCAATAGCAGGAGCTTGTTTGGCATCGAACAAATCAGGCTGGTACGAGCCAAATAGGGGTGGCAAGCAGCCAGCGATTTGTACAGATACAGGGTTGTTGCTTACCTTCTTTTTGCTTATTTGTACGGCTTCAAAGGCGAGTTTGGCGGCTGTTTCTATAAGCTGTTCGCCTTCACTAAAGAATCGCTCATCTAAGTGAAAAGGCGTGACGGCATAGCTATTGACCGTAATGACCGTCGCTCCAGCTGCTATATAGTCTAAATGGGTATCACGAACACTATCGGGCGCCAAACTCAATGCTAACGCCGACCATTCAGGCTGGCGAAAGGGCACACCGCGGCGCTCAAGCTCGCGCCCCATCCCGCCATCTAGTATCGTTATCGATAAGTGTTCAGACTGCGCTATCATTTTATTGGGTAATACTTGAGCGTGCATCATAAGCTCACTTGTCAGTTAGATTATCAGACCAAAACACGCCCTAAGGCAATATCACATCAACGATCTGCCAATCGATTAAACCTTGACGTTGCATCTCTATAGTCAGTGGATAGCCTTTTACTTGTCCGCTGATCGTAAAGCAATTGATACCGCAGTAACTTAGCGTTGGCTTAGAGCTATCTTCACCTTGTGCCGCTTGTCGCTCAAGCTCGCTAGCTTGCTTTGTCATAATTTGCTGCATTTGGTTTTTGACCACGGCATTGACATCGCCGCGTTGAATGATCAGCTCTTGAATCAAGTTCTTAAGATCGACTTGATTGCTCGCGATTGCCCAAGCCGCTGCCAACTCTTTGGTCGCATTATTCGCCTGACCTTGGGTGTTAATAAGCTTTTCGATGTTCTCTGTAGTAATCGCGCCTTCAACGGCTTGGCTAATAAAATTATCAGCGGCTTGTTTGAG
Proteins encoded in this window:
- a CDS encoding pseudouridine synthase, with translation MRLDKFISKATELSRKEAKKILHASEVTVNDEVIKDPGVHVDIINDEVLWVGEPLSVATGNRYILLHKPEGFECTLKEKEHPIVTELITVPELSSLRMAGRLDVDTTGALLLSDDGKWLHRVTSPKHEHAKVYELTLADAMDEAAQANAIKEVAQGILLEGEHEETKPATLEFIDETHARLTLEQGKYHQVKRMMGYFGNRVTELHRASVGHITLDGLEKGDSRFLTSEEVAKF
- a CDS encoding thioredoxin fold domain-containing protein; the protein is MKLPTFKSATIISAMLLATSACAQSTPTTNANGGSSKNVPSVTETSTVTAATDSYLRKVLLEVGIKTEIVAITLSNLPNMYQVDLVAQPPLHITADGQYVIQGELNKNPSKRVISTTPARSNSSQIGQPVSAQAKSSILANMSELKNMSEKTPFFYTAVPGVIWGATLEGVPFLLSDDAQYITDGEISVIENGQFIGLDENFEKLKNQSVFETLDTSQLITYPATTTERAVIYVATDVNCPYCRLLHKQMNSLNSKGVTVKTIGYPIYEESPEQMRAIWCQADDSSRRTALDKALLSGEMTSAPASCSKDFVTPNREKAAGLAVIATPAIYRDDGVLFQASFESPEFLAFLGVE
- a CDS encoding homocysteine S-methyltransferase family protein, translated to MHAQVLPNKMIAQSEHLSITILDGGMGRELERRGVPFRQPEWSALALSLAPDSVRDTHLDYIAAGATVITVNSYAVTPFHLDERFFSEGEQLIETAAKLAFEAVQISKKKVSNNPVSVQIAGCLPPLFGSYQPDLFDAKQAPAIARPLLSGQVDYVDTWLVETQSSITEALTWYQLITEFTATQTDSTPKPIWIAFTLDDNDLDSNDDNIRVQKNIVSSQTVSTPMLRSGETVAEAIRVMMTLNIDAILFNCSQPEVMNAALQVAKEMIDSASSTLQLGVYANAFVAKQNHKQANTQLRQMRQDTTPEQYLKWASLWQASGATIIGGCCGIGVEHIQYLAQHVTNNQ
- a CDS encoding DUF2939 domain-containing protein — encoded protein: MKKLLALLMLLVIVTIAVYAGSPYYSAYQLKKAYDAKDGATIAAAIDYEQVRPSVYNQLAGKFANTLTQYPLVAELGGAPLKQAADNFISQAVEGAITTENIEKLINTQGQANNATKELAAAWAIASNQVDLKNLIQELIIQRGDVNAVVKNQMQQIMTKQASELERQAAQGEDSSKPTLSYCGINCFTISGQVKGYPLTIEMQRQGLIDWQIVDVILP